A section of the Malania oleifera isolate guangnan ecotype guangnan chromosome 2, ASM2987363v1, whole genome shotgun sequence genome encodes:
- the LOC131148794 gene encoding uncharacterized protein LOC131148794 isoform X2, translating into MAFNADLPDEEDLLLPPHLLLDGDEKGVGPNGYASSGSNSSGSSSPESDDDDYIVQLAHEMARNMLQEDDYNAAPTVRSENPKLWGFGSCGKPKGSPPAIDDVAGKLENMSLDDKWSAYQKPAHVGSFDSRLLHDRTRAIRFYQLKQEQLMREQGRGCWGRRRVQKAEQMDPNFHNLRNVRDGDRACNGCITGRRAQNHVRRRQPVSGEGMRAVFLGGSGSKGGSCGTGVFLPRGVGNDREWRKKPGCSTALLPARVVQALKLNLDQKGFLSSPSSQTEITHQHGERSLGGHGHGQAEEEHCRGRAAAINRCHHQEMGLPQEWTY; encoded by the exons ATGGCCTTTAACGCCGACCTGCCAGACGAGGAGGACTTGCTGCTGCCCCCTCACTTGCTCCTCGACGGCGACGAGAAAGGCGTCGGTCCTAACGGGTACGCCTCTTCCGGGTCGAACTCCTCTGGCTCGAGCTCGCCGGAGAGCGACGACGACGATTACATTGTTCAGTTGGCTCACGAGATGGCTCGCAACATGCTCCAGGAAGACGACTACAACGCCGCCCCAACCGTTCGATCTGAGAATCCCAAG CTATGGGGGTTCGGGAGCTGCGGAAAGCCAAAAGGGTCGCCGCCTGCGATCGACGACGTCGCCGGAAAATTAGAGAATATGAGCTTGGACGACAAATGGTCCGCCTACCAGAAGCCTGCGCACGTTGGATCATTTGATTCCCGTCTGCTCCACGATCGGACACGGGCCATTCGA TTTTATCAGTTGAAACAAGAGCAGCTGATGAGGGAACAGGGCCGCGGATGCTGGGGAAGAAGACGAGTTCAGAAAGCAGAGCAAATGGATCCGAATTTTCATAACCTCCGGAATGTGCGAGACGGGGACAGAGCTTGCAATGGTTGCATCACTGGGCGTAGAGCGCAGAATCATGTTCGGCGGAGGCAGCCGGTGTCCGGGGAGGGTATGCGGGCGGTTTTCCTGGGCGGGTCGGGTTCGAAGGGCGGGTCGTGTGGGACGGGCGTTTTCTTGCCCCGTGGAGTGGGCAACGACCGTGAGTGGCGCAAGAAACCAG GATGCTCAACAGCCCTCCTACCAGCAAGAGTGGTTCAGGCACTAAAACTCAATTTAGACCAAAAGGGTTTTCTATCTAGCCCGTCCAGCCAAACCGAAATTACCCACCAGCACG GAGAAAGGTCACTGGGCGGCCATGGCCACGGCCAGGCAGAGGAGGAGCACTGCAGGGGGAGGGCGGCGGCCATAAACCGCTGTCATCATCAAGAGATGGGTCTTCCTCAAGAGTGGACGTATTGA
- the LOC131148794 gene encoding uncharacterized protein LOC131148794 isoform X1 — protein MAFNADLPDEEDLLLPPHLLLDGDEKGVGPNGYASSGSNSSGSSSPESDDDDYIVQLAHEMARNMLQEDDYNAAPTVRSENPKLWGFGSCGKPKGSPPAIDDVAGKLENMSLDDKWSAYQKPAHVGSFDSRLLHDRTRAIRFYQLKQEQLMREQGRGCWGRRRVQKAEQMDPNFHNLRNVRDGDRACNGCITGRRAQNHVRRRQPVSGEGMRAVFLGGSGSKGGSCGTGVFLPRGVGNDREWRKKPGCSTALLPARVVQALKLNLDQKGFLSSPSSQTEITHQHGVAGERSLGGHGHGQAEEEHCRGRAAAINRCHHQEMGLPQEWTY, from the exons ATGGCCTTTAACGCCGACCTGCCAGACGAGGAGGACTTGCTGCTGCCCCCTCACTTGCTCCTCGACGGCGACGAGAAAGGCGTCGGTCCTAACGGGTACGCCTCTTCCGGGTCGAACTCCTCTGGCTCGAGCTCGCCGGAGAGCGACGACGACGATTACATTGTTCAGTTGGCTCACGAGATGGCTCGCAACATGCTCCAGGAAGACGACTACAACGCCGCCCCAACCGTTCGATCTGAGAATCCCAAG CTATGGGGGTTCGGGAGCTGCGGAAAGCCAAAAGGGTCGCCGCCTGCGATCGACGACGTCGCCGGAAAATTAGAGAATATGAGCTTGGACGACAAATGGTCCGCCTACCAGAAGCCTGCGCACGTTGGATCATTTGATTCCCGTCTGCTCCACGATCGGACACGGGCCATTCGA TTTTATCAGTTGAAACAAGAGCAGCTGATGAGGGAACAGGGCCGCGGATGCTGGGGAAGAAGACGAGTTCAGAAAGCAGAGCAAATGGATCCGAATTTTCATAACCTCCGGAATGTGCGAGACGGGGACAGAGCTTGCAATGGTTGCATCACTGGGCGTAGAGCGCAGAATCATGTTCGGCGGAGGCAGCCGGTGTCCGGGGAGGGTATGCGGGCGGTTTTCCTGGGCGGGTCGGGTTCGAAGGGCGGGTCGTGTGGGACGGGCGTTTTCTTGCCCCGTGGAGTGGGCAACGACCGTGAGTGGCGCAAGAAACCAG GATGCTCAACAGCCCTCCTACCAGCAAGAGTGGTTCAGGCACTAAAACTCAATTTAGACCAAAAGGGTTTTCTATCTAGCCCGTCCAGCCAAACCGAAATTACCCACCAGCACG GGGTTGCAGGAGAAAGGTCACTGGGCGGCCATGGCCACGGCCAGGCAGAGGAGGAGCACTGCAGGGGGAGGGCGGCGGCCATAAACCGCTGTCATCATCAAGAGATGGGTCTTCCTCAAGAGTGGACGTATTGA